A genomic window from Anopheles ziemanni chromosome X, idAnoZiCoDA_A2_x.2, whole genome shotgun sequence includes:
- the LOC131291162 gene encoding protein deltex-like produces the protein MAVVWEAFYPEFSLWFPYAPMVSRFVERAARSQLSRVELADSDPDLYGRHVSLVDLKEYSPTGTRDVRRSIYQQKDSIESSQFQMPFTGWVCLPYNVQQFVDHAYNNGKKSIDLSKTSERVEIYISFPSPLLYHTASGTVYPFRRVADSFHYTTTLWPRLSTPAQSSSSISPSSTTTSLSNYSTESNVAELQQSTRSLEKQDARGQQCHQATANNSLQLQALQEQRHVSGSGSVVKTISNFFLYRQQHHTHEQPTANVGQVELPAPEAFGAPVRQLFEDRLHLRHMKVQVINLHDIKEFDALGAGWVAPLDGPQPGPSTLNRNATSVSLPSHAALQDMFNQLGKYIKPIDVVPAWKQPCPVCQLHMVDDGENPPKSLTRCQHVVHLMCFIKLIKQFTDKKTLYYHIRCPSCHVTYGTRLGNQPEGSMEWSIQPYELVGHDGAPTVVITYNFQSAVQSTHHPRPGKQYFAVGFPRQCFLPYDYHGRLILSFLIEAFRRRLLFTIDRSTTTGFEDVVQFCVDQKTRSNQFPDPTFFQRCLQQLVDLGVAD, from the exons ATGGCCGTTGTGTGGGAGGCATTTTATCCAGAATTTTCCCTCTGGTTCCCATACGCGCCGATGGTGTCTCGCTTTGTGGAACGCGCCGCCAGAAGCCAACTCTCACGCGTCGAGCTAGCCGACAGTGATCCGGATCTCTACGGTCGCCATGTCAGCCTGGTTGATTTGAAAGAGTATAGCCCCACGGGGACTAGGGACGTACGCCGCTCCATTTACCAGCAAAAGGATTCGATCGAATCGTCACAGTTCCAGATGCCTTTCACTGGATGGGTTTGCTTGCCCTATAACGTGCAGCAGTTCGTCGACCATGCCTACAATAATGGCAAGAAATCCATCGATCTGTCGAAGACCAGCGAGAGGGTGgaaatttacatttcatttccatCGCCTTTGCTGTATCATACTGCGTCGGGTACGGTATACCCTTTTCGCCGAGTCGCCGATTCGTTCCATTACACGACCACCCTTTGGCCACGCTTATCGACACCGGCGCAATCGTCATCATCCATATCCCCATCTTCGACGACTACCTCGCTGAGTAATTATTCAACCGAGTCGAACGTAGCAGAGCTGCAACAATCTACGAGGAGCCTGGAGAAACAAGACGCTAGGGGACAACAGTGCCACCAAGCGACGGCCAACAATAGCCTGCAGCTTCAAGCGCTACAAGAGCAACGTCACGTGTCCGGCTCGGGCTCGGTCGTGAAAACAATCTCCAATTTTTTCTTATATCGTCAGCAGCATCATACGCACGAGCAGCCAACAGCCAATGTAGGGCAGGTCGAGTTGCCGGCTCCCGAAGCGTTTGGTGCTCCCGTACGTCAGCTCTTCGAAGATCGGCTGCATCTGCGCCATATGAAGGTACAGGTTATCAACCTACACGACATTAAAGAGTTCGATGCACTTGGTGCCGGATGGGTGGCGCCACTGGATGGTCCACAGCCGGGCCCTTCCACGCTGAATCGCAATGCCACTTCCGTTTCGTTGCCATCGCACGCCGCACTGCAGGATATGTTCAATCAGCTTGGCAAATACATCAAACCGATCGACGTGGTGCCGGCATGGAAGCAACCGTGCCCGGTATGTCAGTTGCATATGGTCGATGACGGGGAAAATCCGCCCAAGTCACTGACCCGCTGCCAGCATGTGGTGCACCTGATGTGCTTTATAAAGCTGATAAAACAATTCACGGATAAAAAGACGCTT TACTATCATATCCGGTGTCCATCGTGCCATGTCACTTACGGGACAAGATTGGGCAATCAGCCGGAAGGTTCGATGGAATGGAGCATCCAGCCGTATGAGCTTGTCGGACACGACGGTGCACCCACAGTTGTCATCACCTACAA CTTCCAGTCGGCGGTGCAGAGTACTCACCATCCACGCCCGGGTAAACAGTACTTTGCCGTCGGATTTCCTCGCCAGTGCTTCCTGCCGTACGACTACCACGGCCGACTGATACTCTCGTTCCTGATTGAGGCATTCCGGCGCCGGCTGCTATTTACAATCGACCGGTCGACGACGACCGGTTTCGAGGACGTGGTGCAGTTTTGCGTCGATCAAAAGACGCGATCGAATCAGTTTCCCGATCCCACCTTTTTCCAGCGATGCCTGCAGCAGCTCGTCGATCTCGGCGTTGCAGATTAG